The following nucleotide sequence is from Pseudonocardia abyssalis.
ACCTCGGCGGCGGAGACCCGCCCCGAGGACGTCACGACGGCGCCGGTCGGCAGGTTCTCCGGCACTGCGACGGTGCCGTGCCCGCCGTGTCCACTACCAGCTGCCACGTGCGCCTCCTCGTTCACCGGTCACGGCGTGACCGTCCGCCGCGGGGGCGAGCTGCGCACCCTGCGGGTTCGCTGTCCACCACAGCGGCTCGTGCGCCCACGGCTGACCGACCCGGTACCGGGGCCGTCGCGCGAGGCGCGGACCGACGACGAGCGCGGCCACGAGCAGGTACAACGCGATCGACGGGATCGCGTACCAGAGGATCGACACCAGCACGTCCACGGGCGAGAACCTAGCCGACGCGGTCGCCGCGCGGGGCCTGAGGGGCCGCCGTCGGTCGGACGTCACCCTCGGTGGGCGACGACGTCCCCTCGCGGACCTCGTCACGCAACCGCCCGACGAACTCCTCCACCTCCGCGACGTAGCCGCGCAGCTTCTCCAGCCGCTTGTCGGCCAGGTCGGCGAACTCCGCGAGCTGGGCGGCGAGCAGCGAGCGGTCGGCGTCGGTGTCACTGGTCCGCGGCCAGACCAGGGCGTCGGCCCGGTCGGAGGGGTTCGCGGTGCCCGCGGCGAGGAGCTCGCGGATCTGCAGCAGCTCGCGCATCTGGTCGAGGGAGAGGTCGAGCGGCTTCATGAAGCGCAGCAGGCGGATGAGGGAGACGTCCTCCTCGCTGTAGAGGCGGAAGCCCCCCGAGCTGCGGGCCGACGGGGTGACCAGGCCCACCTCCTCCCAGTGCCGGATCGTCCGGATCGAGAGGTCGACGCGGCGGGCGACCTCACCGATCTGGAGCGTGGCCGCCGACGGGGACCGGGCCGTGGTCGGGGCCGGGTCCGCCGCGGGTCCGGGGGCAGGCATCGCAGCATCATGCCTCATCGACGAAGGCAGCCCTACCCACCCGTGTCCGCGACGTCACCACAGCAGAGGCCGTCGGGCGGGGTCGCGGCCGGTCGCGGCGTCGAGCTGGGCACCGAGCTCGAGCAGCAGCGCGTCGTCCCCGGCCCGCCCGACGAGCTGCACGGACACCGGCAGCTCCGGCCCGTCCGCCGGTCCGTCGACGGGGCGGGCGCGGGCGACCGGGAGGCTCAGCGCGGGCTGGCCGGTGATGTTGTAGGTGGCGGTGAACGGGGTGAACCGGCTCTGTCGGGCGAAGTCCTCCGCCGGGTCGCCACCCGCGGTGAACCAGCCGACCGGCCGGGGAAGCTGCGCGAGCATCGGCGTGAGGACGACGTCGACGCCCGCGGCCGCCTGCGCCCCGACGACCCGTCGCGTCACCGCGAGCGCCGACGACGTGGCCGCGAGGTACTCCGGCCCGGAGACCGCGCTGCCGCGGTCGCGCCACCAGCGCGTCAACGGGGCGAGCAGTGACTCGGCCTCCGGCGGCACGGGGTGGCTGTGCGCGAGCACCGCCCAGAGGATCTCGAAGACGGGCAGGAACGACGCGTCGATGCCGGGGTCGAACTCGACGACCTCGTGCCCCAGCCCGGCGAGCAACTCCGTGACCTGCTCGTACGCCGCGACGCAGGCCGGGTCGAGCACGGCGTCGGGCACCGGCGGCGTGCGGTAGCGACCGATCCGCAGCCGGCGCGGCGCCGCCCGCAGGGCCGCGGCGAGGTAGGTCTCCGGACGGGGCGCGAGCAACGGGTAGGGCTCCCCCGGCACCTCGACGGCGAGCGCGTCGAGCATCGCGGCGGCGTCGTCGACGGTGCGGGCGAGCGGGCCCGCGACCGACATCCCGAGCGGGTCACCCCCACCGGGTCCCCGCGAGACGAGCCCGCGGCTGGTCTTGAGCCCGACGAGCCCGCACGCCGCGGCGGGGATCCGGATGGAACCGCCGCCGTCGGTGCCGTGCGCGAACGCGATCAGCCCGGCCGCGGTGGCCGCCCCCGCGCCGCCGCTGGAGCCACCGGCGAGCCGGGTGGGGTCCCACGGCGTGACGGCGGGCGGGCGCCCCGCGGGCTCGGTGTAGGGCGGCAGCCCGAACTCCGGCGTCGAGGTCTTGCCGAGGCTGATCGTGCCCGCGGCGCGCAGCAGGCGCGCGGAGTCGTCGTCGACGTCGGGCACCCAGCCCGCATACACCGGCGACCCGAACCCGGTCGGCACGCCCGCCGTCATCGCGAGGTCCTTGATCGCGGTGGGCACGCCCAGGAACGGCGGCAGGTCCGCGGCGCGGGTCGCCAGGAGCTTCTCGGCCTCGCGCGCCTGGTCCAGCGCGCGGTCGGCGGTGACGGTGACGAACGCCCCCAGCCCCGGATCGAGGGCCTCGACGCGGCGCAGCGCGTGCTCCACCAGCTCGACGGCCCCCAGGTCCCCGCGACGCAGGGCGGCGGCCTGGTCGCGCGCGGTCATCTCGTGCGGCTCGGTCACCCGTGAGGTGTACCACGGGGGTGCGGGCCCGCCTGGGACCATTCCGCGGTGCCCCGTCCCGCCCTGCGCCCGTCACTCCGCCCGGCCACCGGCCTCGCGACCGCGGCCTGTGCCGCGCTGGTGGCCGCGCTCGGGGCGCGGTACGCGGGCGGCACCGGTCCCGGCCGGCTCGACGACGGGCTGAGCACCGTGGTCGAGCGGGTCCCGGCCGGCCGCGGCGGGCTCGCGTGGCGGGTCTTCTCCGTCGGTGACCCGGCCCGCGCCGCGACCCTGACCGCCGGGCTGGCCGCGGCCGGACTCCTGCTCGGGCGGCCGCGGCTCGCGGTCGTCGCACTCGCGGGGCCGGTGCTGACCGGCGTCGCCACCTCCGCGCTGAAGCCGCTCGTCGGGCGGCGGTTCGGCCGGCGCGGGGAGCACGCCTTCCCGAGCGGGCACACCGGCCTCGCGACGGCGCTCGCCGCCGCGGGGATGCTGCTCGTCGTCGACGTCGCGGCGCCCCGGCGGCCGTGGGACGCGGTGGCGCTCGCGGCGGGCACGGTCGTGGTCGGCGCGGGCACCGGGATGGCCCTCACCGCGATCGAGGTGCACTACCCGACGGACACCGTCGGTGGAGCCGCCACGGCCGTCGCGGTGGTCCTCGGGACCGCCCGGATCGTCGACGCGCTGGCGTCCTGAACGCGCGGACACGACGAATCGGTGCCCCTGTCGCCACATGCGTCACTTCTGCACCCAGAGTCACCGTTCCCGGGTGGCTGCTCACAGTGCGCTGAAGTAGCCCTCCGCGTCCCCCCTTCGTGAGTCCCCCGTTCGACGGAGAACGCTAGGGAAGCGGTAACAGCAGCTGCATGGTCGGTCGTGCTCCCCCCGTCGATCGTTCCCGGCCCCCGGGCACAGCAGAGGCAGGTACGGCTCATGAACCGCAACGGCACCCACTCCCGCCGGCACTCCGGCCCGTCGCGGCGCCTGATCGGCGCGGCGGTGGCCGCCCTGTCGCTCGCGCTCCTGCCGGCGGCGCCGGCCCTGGCCGACGTCGCGTCCGGCGTCGTCGCCGCGCCGGTACCGGTCGCGATGCCGCAGGACACCACCCAGCCCCCGCCCGACGACACGGGGGACGGACCCGCCCCCGCCGACGACCCCGCCCCCGCCGACGCACCGGCCCCCGCCGACGAGCCCACGGACGACACCGCCGACGCACCGGCCCCCGCCGACGACCCCGCCCCCGCCGACGCACCGGCCCCCGCCGACGAGCCCACGGACGACACCGCCGACGCACCGGCCGACGAGCCCCCCGCCGACGACGAGCCGACGGACGCACCGGCCGACGAGGCCCCGGCCGACGAGCCCACGGCGACCGCACCCGCGACCGACGCCATGCCGGCGATCACCGTCGAGGGCGACAGGATCATGCGCGACGGCGAGCCGTGGTGGTTCCTCGGCTACAACTCCTTCGTCTGGTCCGGCGACTGCGGCAACGACGACGAGAAGATGTCCGCCGAGGACGTCGACCAGTGGTTCGCCGGGATGCGCCACGACGGCCACGGCGCCGTCCGCCTCTTCTTCTACGACGGCTGGGACATCGACCGCCTCGACGCCGCGGTCGAGTCGGCGAAGGAGCACAACGTCTACCTGACGATCACCCTCGACGACGCCATCGGCGGCTGCGGGGAGAACGACAAGGAGGCCGGCTGGTTCGCCGACCAGTCCGAGCGCGACACCTTCCAGGCCCACATGGAGATGCTGCTCGAGCGCTACAGGGGCGAGACCGCGTTCGCCTGGTTCGAGTACTTCAACGAGCCGTCCTACGAGGGCGGCGCCCTGCGCGAGTTCTACGACGAGATGGGTGCGGCCGCCGACGCCGTCGACCCCGACCGCCTCTTCTCCTCCGGCACCGTCGCCCCCTACTGGCTCGACGGCGAGGACAACTTCCGCGACGTCCACGAGAGCCCCGGCGTCGACATCGCCTCGATGCACGAGTACGACGAGAACGAGGTCGAGTCCAACCACGGGCCCGGCGTGCGGGCCAACTCCGGCGGCAAGCCCACCATCGTCGGCGAGTACGGCATCACCGCGGGTGAGGGGTGCGACAGCAGCTTCGAGTCGCGGGCCGAGCGGTTCGCGGAGAAGGCCGCGGCCTACACGAACACCGACGAGGGCTACGCCGGCGCGCTGGCCTGGGCGTGGCAGCCCGGCGGCGGCGGGTGCGAGCTGGGCAACCTCGACAGCGACACCCCCAGCCAGGAGGCCCTGCGCGACTTCAGCCTCGGCGAGGTGATCGGCCAGGTGGGCGACACCGTCGGCGACACGGTCGGCGCGGTCACCGGCGAGAACCCCGGTGACACTGCGGGCGACACGGCGGGCGACACGGCGGGCGACACGGCGGGCGACACCGCCTCCGAGGAGCCCGTCCAGGACTCCACCGACGAGGACGCCGACGGCGACTCCGAGGGACGGCCTGCGCCGATCGGGTGATCCTCACCGTTCGCCCACGCGCACGGTTCCCGACCCGGAAGGTGGTCCTCGCCGCCGACGAGCCCAGCGAGGACCACCCATGCCCACCAGCCAGCACCTGGAACGACCGGCGCCACCCGCCACCCCGCCCCCGCGCGGACGGCGGGTGGCGCTCGCCGTCGTGCTGGCGCTGGCCGCGGTCCTGCCCTCGCAGCTCTGGACCGGACTCCACTCCGGCGCCCCCGGTGACGACCCTCCGGCGTCCTCCACGCGCGCACGGTCCGGGACGAGCGACTCCCCCGCCGCCGAACCCACCGCAGCAGACCCCGCCGCAGCAGACCCCACCGCAGCAGACCCCACCGCCGACCGCGCCCCGACGTCCGGCGGCGCGATGCCCGCCATCACCGTCGAGGGCGACCGGATCGTCCGTGACGGGCAGCCGTGGTGGTTCCTGGGCTACAACTCCTTCGTCTGGTCCGGCGACTGCGGCACCGACGAGGAGAAGATGTCGACCCAGGACGTCGACGCGTGGTTCGCGGGCATGCGCCACGACGGCCACGGCGCCGTCCGCCTCTTCTTCTTCGACGGCTGGAGCGTCGACCGCCTCGACGCCGCGGTCGCCGCGGCCCGGGAGAACCGGGTGTACCTGACCGTCACCCTCGACGACGCGATCGGTGGCTGCGGCGAGAACGACAAGGACGGGTCCTGGTTCGCCGACGCCGGCGAGCGCGGCACCTTCCGGGCGCACATGGAGATGCTGCTCGAGCGGTACCGCGGTGAGACCGCGATCGCCTGGTTCGAGTACTTCAACGAGCCGAGCTACGCCGGGGGCGCCCTGCGGGAGTTCTACGACGAGATGGGCGCGGCGGCCGACGCGGTCGACCCGGACCGGCTGTTCTCCTCCGGCACGGTCGCCCCCTACTGGCTCGACGGCGAGGACAACTTCCGCGACGTCCACGAGTCCCCCGGCGTCGACATCGCCTCGATGCACGAGTACGACGAGAACGAGGTCGAGTCCAACCACGGGCCCGGGGTGCGTGCCAACTCCGGGGGCAAGCCGGTGATCGTCGGCGAGTACGGCATCGCCGCGGGGTCGGGGTGCGACGTCGACTACGCCGGCCGGGCCGACCTCATCGCGGAGAAGGCGCAGGTATACACCGACACGGCCGCGGGCTACGCCGGGGCGCTCGCGTGGGCGTGGCAGCCCGGCACCGGGGGCTGCGACATCAGCAACCTCGACCAGGACGAGCTGAGCCAGGAGGCGCTGCGCACCTTCGGGTGA
It contains:
- the ctaJ gene encoding aa3-type cytochrome oxidase subunit CtaJ translates to MDVLVSILWYAIPSIALYLLVAALVVGPRLARRPRYRVGQPWAHEPLWWTANPQGAQLAPAADGHAVTGERGGARGSW
- a CDS encoding MerR family transcriptional regulator, with amino-acid sequence MPAPGPAADPAPTTARSPSAATLQIGEVARRVDLSIRTIRHWEEVGLVTPSARSSGGFRLYSEEDVSLIRLLRFMKPLDLSLDQMRELLQIRELLAAGTANPSDRADALVWPRTSDTDADRSLLAAQLAEFADLADKRLEKLRGYVAEVEEFVGRLRDEVREGTSSPTEGDVRPTAAPQAPRGDRVG
- a CDS encoding amidase; amino-acid sequence: MTEPHEMTARDQAAALRRGDLGAVELVEHALRRVEALDPGLGAFVTVTADRALDQAREAEKLLATRAADLPPFLGVPTAIKDLAMTAGVPTGFGSPVYAGWVPDVDDDSARLLRAAGTISLGKTSTPEFGLPPYTEPAGRPPAVTPWDPTRLAGGSSGGAGAATAAGLIAFAHGTDGGGSIRIPAAACGLVGLKTSRGLVSRGPGGGDPLGMSVAGPLARTVDDAAAMLDALAVEVPGEPYPLLAPRPETYLAAALRAAPRRLRIGRYRTPPVPDAVLDPACVAAYEQVTELLAGLGHEVVEFDPGIDASFLPVFEILWAVLAHSHPVPPEAESLLAPLTRWWRDRGSAVSGPEYLAATSSALAVTRRVVGAQAAAGVDVVLTPMLAQLPRPVGWFTAGGDPAEDFARQSRFTPFTATYNITGQPALSLPVARARPVDGPADGPELPVSVQLVGRAGDDALLLELGAQLDAATGRDPARRPLLW
- a CDS encoding phosphatase PAP2 family protein translates to MPRPALRPSLRPATGLATAACAALVAALGARYAGGTGPGRLDDGLSTVVERVPAGRGGLAWRVFSVGDPARAATLTAGLAAAGLLLGRPRLAVVALAGPVLTGVATSALKPLVGRRFGRRGEHAFPSGHTGLATALAAAGMLLVVDVAAPRRPWDAVALAAGTVVVGAGTGMALTAIEVHYPTDTVGGAATAVAVVLGTARIVDALAS
- a CDS encoding cellulase family glycosylhydrolase, whose product is MNRNGTHSRRHSGPSRRLIGAAVAALSLALLPAAPALADVASGVVAAPVPVAMPQDTTQPPPDDTGDGPAPADDPAPADAPAPADEPTDDTADAPAPADDPAPADAPAPADEPTDDTADAPADEPPADDEPTDAPADEAPADEPTATAPATDAMPAITVEGDRIMRDGEPWWFLGYNSFVWSGDCGNDDEKMSAEDVDQWFAGMRHDGHGAVRLFFYDGWDIDRLDAAVESAKEHNVYLTITLDDAIGGCGENDKEAGWFADQSERDTFQAHMEMLLERYRGETAFAWFEYFNEPSYEGGALREFYDEMGAAADAVDPDRLFSSGTVAPYWLDGEDNFRDVHESPGVDIASMHEYDENEVESNHGPGVRANSGGKPTIVGEYGITAGEGCDSSFESRAERFAEKAAAYTNTDEGYAGALAWAWQPGGGGCELGNLDSDTPSQEALRDFSLGEVIGQVGDTVGDTVGAVTGENPGDTAGDTAGDTAGDTAGDTASEEPVQDSTDEDADGDSEGRPAPIG
- a CDS encoding cellulase family glycosylhydrolase, translating into MPTSQHLERPAPPATPPPRGRRVALAVVLALAAVLPSQLWTGLHSGAPGDDPPASSTRARSGTSDSPAAEPTAADPAAADPTAADPTADRAPTSGGAMPAITVEGDRIVRDGQPWWFLGYNSFVWSGDCGTDEEKMSTQDVDAWFAGMRHDGHGAVRLFFFDGWSVDRLDAAVAAARENRVYLTVTLDDAIGGCGENDKDGSWFADAGERGTFRAHMEMLLERYRGETAIAWFEYFNEPSYAGGALREFYDEMGAAADAVDPDRLFSSGTVAPYWLDGEDNFRDVHESPGVDIASMHEYDENEVESNHGPGVRANSGGKPVIVGEYGIAAGSGCDVDYAGRADLIAEKAQVYTDTAAGYAGALAWAWQPGTGGCDISNLDQDELSQEALRTFG